A genomic window from Leptolyngbya sp. BL0902 includes:
- a CDS encoding DUF4912 domain-containing protein: protein MTHRHRVSPPLSAALLGFTVAIVFSGSAVLASDQRLLASVDGPSQEVISPEGAGRDVPWWPWILALPGLGALLWWRLREAAPPSAKTVATPKSDRGLGLGNPVEGDRAKGLATVRGVEEAPPSIDAPTAPRIAEEERDLSVPIPLATVTLGTDVTAMAQRRIILTPRTSTAAYVYWELPPSEVSILADRRYSTFLKLHDADDETPVNLPAAAQIWACATVAMGDQHLPIARAHRHYRVELGYEDEADTWHTLVQSAPVRVPAQADVESSSLTAADGATGSAMADSTSDIPPEERLSGGSLLEVSTPDPTQPPNASHIPGLTEVSISVAPAAIPRTSSAPARASLTAATCRSAEADWELSADQVNDLRTGKRRLTVRLYDVTELPGGFSLGPNSVQEFEVDLVPQASLTLPIAIDDRDYLIEVGYLTGSGQWQVLAKSSPVRVPAC from the coding sequence ATGACCCACCGCCACCGTGTTTCTCCGCCGTTATCCGCTGCATTGCTCGGATTCACGGTGGCTATTGTGTTTTCTGGCTCCGCCGTTCTCGCCTCCGATCAGCGGTTGTTGGCCTCGGTGGATGGGCCTTCCCAGGAGGTGATATCCCCAGAGGGCGCTGGCCGCGATGTACCCTGGTGGCCGTGGATTTTAGCGCTTCCTGGGTTGGGTGCGTTGCTGTGGTGGCGACTGCGCGAGGCGGCTCCTCCTTCAGCGAAGACTGTAGCTACACCTAAGTCAGATCGCGGTCTTGGGCTAGGAAATCCGGTTGAGGGTGATCGGGCTAAAGGCCTAGCCACCGTGAGGGGAGTGGAAGAAGCGCCTCCAAGCATCGATGCGCCCACAGCCCCTAGGATCGCCGAGGAGGAGAGGGATCTCAGCGTGCCTATCCCTTTAGCAACGGTCACGCTAGGCACCGACGTAACGGCAATGGCCCAGCGCCGTATCATTCTCACACCTCGAACTAGCACAGCCGCCTATGTCTATTGGGAGTTGCCCCCCTCAGAGGTGAGCATCCTGGCGGATCGCCGATACTCCACCTTTCTCAAGCTGCACGACGCGGATGATGAGACTCCGGTAAACCTACCCGCCGCCGCCCAAATCTGGGCCTGCGCTACGGTGGCAATGGGCGATCAACATCTGCCCATTGCCCGCGCCCATCGCCATTACCGGGTAGAACTAGGCTATGAGGACGAGGCTGATACGTGGCACACCCTGGTGCAGTCGGCTCCGGTGCGGGTTCCGGCCCAGGCTGATGTGGAGTCATCCTCCCTAACCGCTGCCGATGGGGCGACTGGCTCTGCAATGGCCGATTCGACCTCAGATATACCGCCCGAGGAACGGTTGTCCGGCGGGTCATTGCTGGAGGTGAGCACACCAGACCCCACGCAGCCCCCCAACGCTAGCCACATCCCCGGCCTGACGGAGGTGAGCATCAGCGTTGCGCCAGCCGCGATTCCCCGCACCAGTAGCGCCCCGGCCCGCGCTTCCCTCACGGCGGCCACCTGCCGCAGTGCCGAGGCCGATTGGGAACTGTCTGCCGACCAAGTCAACGACCTGCGGACAGGCAAACGCCGACTCACCGTACGGCTCTATGATGTAACCGAGCTACCTGGAGGATTCTCCCTTGGCCCCAATAGCGTGCAAGAGTTTGAAGTAGACCTGGTTCCCCAAGCTAGCCTGACCCTGCCCATCGCCATCGACGACCGAGATTACCTGATCGAAGTGGGCTACCTAACCGGGAGCGGTCAGTGGCAGGTGTTGGCCAAGTCTAGCCCCGTGCGAGTGCCTGCCTGTTAG
- the aqpZ gene encoding aquaporin Z gives MPLTKRCAAEFFGTLWLVLGGCGSAVFAAKFLVDETQLGLGFLGVSLAFGLTVLTMAYAIGHISGCHLNPAVSFGLWAGGRFPSSELLPYIASQVVGAIVGAGIIYLIASGQPDFVIDNTSGNPLATNGFGVHSPGGYSLFAALITEVVMTFFFLMIILGATDFRAPAGLAPIAIGMALTLIHLISIPVTNTSVNPARSTGPALFVGGPLLAQLWLFWVAPIVGALLAGWVYSNFFEAESPKDIAAE, from the coding sequence ATGCCTCTAACAAAACGTTGTGCCGCTGAATTTTTCGGCACGTTATGGCTGGTATTGGGTGGCTGCGGTAGTGCGGTCTTTGCCGCCAAGTTTTTGGTGGATGAGACACAGTTGGGCCTGGGCTTCTTGGGCGTCTCCCTCGCCTTCGGTCTAACCGTGCTTACCATGGCCTACGCGATTGGCCACATCTCTGGCTGCCATCTCAACCCGGCGGTGTCCTTTGGTCTGTGGGCCGGGGGCCGCTTCCCCAGCAGCGAACTGCTGCCCTATATCGCCTCCCAAGTGGTGGGGGCCATTGTGGGTGCTGGGATTATCTACCTGATCGCTAGTGGTCAGCCTGACTTCGTGATTGACAACACCAGCGGCAACCCCTTGGCTACCAACGGCTTTGGGGTGCATTCTCCCGGTGGCTATAGCCTGTTTGCTGCCCTGATCACCGAAGTGGTGATGACCTTCTTCTTCCTGATGATCATCCTCGGTGCCACAGATTTCCGGGCTCCGGCGGGTCTGGCCCCCATCGCTATTGGTATGGCCCTCACCCTCATTCACCTGATCAGCATTCCTGTCACCAATACCTCGGTGAACCCGGCCCGCAGCACTGGCCCTGCCCTGTTTGTCGGTGGCCCGCTGCTGGCTCAGCTCTGGCTGTTCTGGGTGGCTCCCATCGTGGGTGCTCTGCTGGCAGGTTGGGTCTATTCCAACTTCTTTGAGGCCGAAAGCCCCAAGGATATTGCAGCTGAGTAG
- a CDS encoding succinate dehydrogenase cytochrome b subunit, with amino-acid sequence MTNVLKTPASHAVKPQSPLVRFYRSPIGKKLISGATGLALAGFVLVHMAGNLLLFLGHDAYNAYAEHLARWGVLLYAVEGLLVGIALLHIGVGMSVFVGRLRARPEGYAEYQSVGENSYQSLSSRTMIITGSILAVFLGLHLWTFKFGPYYSTELDGHAARDLARLVVEVFHKLPYVLGYSAVLLGLGFHLRHGVWSAVQSLGALHAGIRPLAYGVSALLAGAIALGFVALPWAIYGGLIV; translated from the coding sequence ATGACTAACGTTCTTAAAACCCCAGCCTCCCACGCAGTTAAGCCTCAGTCGCCGCTGGTGCGGTTTTATCGGTCGCCCATTGGCAAAAAGCTGATTTCTGGCGCAACGGGTCTGGCCCTGGCAGGCTTTGTGCTGGTGCACATGGCGGGCAATCTGCTGTTATTTTTGGGCCATGATGCCTACAATGCCTATGCCGAGCATTTAGCCCGTTGGGGTGTGCTGCTTTATGCAGTAGAGGGGCTGCTTGTGGGTATTGCGCTGCTCCATATTGGAGTAGGCATGAGCGTATTTGTAGGACGGCTACGGGCACGGCCAGAGGGCTACGCCGAGTATCAATCCGTGGGCGAAAACAGCTATCAATCGCTCAGTTCTCGCACCATGATCATCACAGGATCGATCCTAGCGGTGTTTCTGGGTCTACACCTGTGGACGTTCAAGTTTGGCCCCTATTACTCCACGGAGTTGGACGGCCACGCGGCGAGGGATTTGGCGCGACTGGTCGTGGAAGTCTTCCATAAATTGCCCTATGTTCTGGGCTACTCGGCAGTGTTGCTGGGGCTGGGGTTTCACCTACGTCATGGGGTTTGGAGTGCGGTGCAGTCTTTGGGGGCACTCCATGCAGGAATTCGGCCCCTCGCCTATGGGGTGAGTGCGCTGCTAGCCGGAGCCATTGCCCTAGGATTTGTGGCCTTACCCTGGGCCATCTATGGTGGTCTGATTGTTTAA
- a CDS encoding HNH endonuclease translates to MSKVLVLNASYEPLNITSWRRAAVLLIKDKAEQLEHNGKYIYAGFPLPTVIRLRHYVRVPYKDIPLTRRNLLQRDHHTCQYCGYNGGEGLTLDHVVPRSRGGGETWENMVAACVRCNVKKGNRTPREAEMPLLTQPRKPHSSLYFEVTRHIHSGVHQEWRKYVIGLS, encoded by the coding sequence ATGAGTAAGGTTCTGGTACTCAACGCCTCCTATGAGCCACTCAACATCACGAGTTGGCGGCGCGCTGCGGTACTGCTGATTAAAGACAAAGCCGAACAGCTAGAGCACAACGGCAAGTACATTTATGCCGGGTTTCCGCTGCCAACAGTGATTCGCCTGCGCCACTATGTGCGCGTGCCCTACAAAGATATTCCCCTCACCCGTCGCAACCTGCTTCAGCGGGATCATCACACTTGCCAATACTGTGGCTACAACGGCGGTGAGGGGCTGACGTTAGATCACGTTGTGCCTCGTTCTCGCGGCGGCGGCGAAACCTGGGAAAACATGGTGGCAGCCTGCGTGCGCTGCAATGTGAAAAAGGGCAACCGCACCCCCAGAGAAGCGGAAATGCCCTTGCTAACCCAGCCACGCAAACCTCACAGCAGCCTCTATTTTGAAGTCACTCGCCACATCCACAGCGGTGTTCACCAAGAATGGAGAAAATACGTGATTGGGCTATCTTAA